From Pyxicephalus adspersus chromosome 7, UCB_Pads_2.0, whole genome shotgun sequence, a single genomic window includes:
- the PRR14 gene encoding proline-rich protein 14, with translation MAQRGPPLQTLCFVDYKENAHHGPLLQTPSSKIHTEKTQQRTQLQTTPSRHCGPQNGHLACLLASPLERTTNRILFVKVYDVSRQVVPLHTQSPSNDRISVSSDCARFSTSSPCSQFDIQDVPHLPEPTELPPDPFPCTPSSHTPPPISPPTKVHRWGLVPLFHSVRSKLESFAEIFLSPMKSRRETQNVDTNGVTQPQLHAVSPGVENFPGDRNLHPDIVVDPSSSAPNTPSKMETEDGQKSFPSSSNTDMNLQLKIAITSPTSTLCRPPLQRCLSCPLLPQRPRRYSLETAEQNVPKCSCRTEISRKRRHSVGTIEECRKLSLSPIFLTCLRKEKHPSALWTNYQPDRDLQYANSSPSGQGVDVDRRREPLLRGGDGKAEKSNPLSPYKEIKESKVSNIQIRKRVTRQEGSLTPMGLPKRLR, from the exons ATGGCCCAGCGTGGACCCCCATTACAGACCCTTTGTTTCGTAGATTACAAAGAAAATGCCCACCATGGACCCTTACTACAGACCCCTTCTTCCAAAATTCACACGGAAAAAACCCAACAAAGAACCCAATTACAGACGACTCCATCCAGACACTGTGGACCCCAAAATGGTCATCTTGCCTGCTTGCTGGCATCACCTTTGGAGAGGACAACTAACAGGATACTATTTGTAAAAGTGTATGACGTTTCACGCCAG GTGGTGCCGCTTCATACACAGTCGCCGTCCAATGACCG GATCTCAGTATCTAGTGATTGTGCCAGGTTTAGCACTTCCAGTCCATGCAGTCAGTTTGATATTCAAG ATGTTCCCCACCTACCAGAACCTACAGAGCTCCCGCCTGATCCTTTTCCCTGCACCCCATCAAGTCATACACCACCACCTATATCTCCACCCACAAAGGTTCATAGATGGGGTCTGGTTCCTTTATTCCACAGTGTCCGTAGTAAACTGGAGAGCTTTGCTGAAATTTTCCTTTCCCCTATGAAGAGTCGCCGGGAGACACAAAACGTGGACACAAATGGTGTGACGCAGCCCCAGCTACATGCTGTCTCACCTGGAGTAGAGAATTTTCCTGGAGATAGAAATCTACATCCAGACATTGTAGTGGATCCTTCTAGCTCTGCACCTAATACTCCATCCAAAATGGAAACTGAAGACGGTCAGAAGTCATTTCCTTCATCCTCTAACACAGACATGAATCTTCAATTAAAGATTGCGATTACCAGTCCTACTTCTACACTGTGCCGTCCACCCCTTCAGCGATGTCTGTCCTGCCCCTTATTACCCCAACGCCCACGGAGGTACAGCTTAGAGACAGCAGAGCAGAATGTCCCAAAATGTTCCTGCAGAACTGAGATCTCCAGGAAAAGGAGGCATAGTGTGGGCACCATAGAGGAATGCCGCAAATTGTCATTATCACCAATCTTTTTAACCTGTTTGAGGAAAGAGAAGCACCCATCTGCCCTCTGGACAAACTACCAGCCAGACCGTGATCTGCAGTATGCTAACAG CTCCCCATCTGGGCAGGGTGTGGATGTGGACAGAAGGAGAGAGCCGCTACTCAGAGGGGGTGATGGCAAAGCAGAGAAATCTAATCCTCTCTCTCCATACAAG gaaataaaggaaagtaAAGTGTCCAACATTCAGATAAGAAAAAGAGTGACAAGACAAGAAGGGAGTCTAACCCCGATGGGCCTCCCCAAACGTCTCCGGTAA